The sequence AAAAACCAATGCCCATGGTGAAAACGAAAGCCTGTCCTTAAGTGATTTTAAAAAGGGAATGAAGGCGGCGGTGTATTTGTATGAGGAGTTGGCTTTATAGGTATTTCTCCTCTCCCCAAAAAAATTCTTTCTATCTCATTCATCAAATCATTTTGTACCCCCGCTTTATCTGCAACATGATTGACCACCAGTTTGAGTTGCATTTCGATGCTCAATTCTCCCATGTTTTTAATTTCAATACTGGGAGAGGGATGCGTTGCCACCTTCTTGTGGTTTTTGACACAATCGAGAATGAGTTTCCGAATTTCTTCAGTATTCTTGCCATAAGGAAGTCGAAAGGGAATGCTGATTGCCAGCAGCGTATTGGTATAAGTGAGATTTATTACTTTAGAGGAAATCAATTCACCATTGGGGATGAGCACGTGCGCATGGTCCCCTGTTTCCATTAAGGTAGCGCGGGCCCCTATTCTCCGGATATGACCTGTCAAATCGCCCAATTGAATAATGTCTCCCACTTTTACCGGACGTTCCAGAAGCAAGACAATTCCACTGGCGAAGTTGTTGGCCAGATTTTGCAAGCCCAGGCCGATGCCTACTCCAAAGGCCCCCGCGACGACCGTGATATTGCGGACATCAAAACCCAGAAACTTTAAGGCAAATATTATTCCCGCTAGCGTAATGATGTAATGGGCCCCGGTGCTTAAAGCACTTTGTATTCCTTGATCCCAAGGTTTTTTGGGATAGAGATTTTGTTCCAGGATTCCCCGGATAATTTTGGAAAGAAGGGTGGAGAGATAAAAAACAAGAAAAACAGAAAGCATTAAGCCCACGCTGAGACGGAGTTCATTAAGCCCGAACCCTAAGGCCAGGAAGGCATTCAAGCCTCCCAGTAATTCTTTTTGCAAATGCCAAAAGGAAGAAAAAAAATAGAGAAATGCACTCCAAAGAAAGAGTTGATTCCATACTTGGAAGGTATTTTTCCATTCCTTCGGATTTTTTGAAATTTTACTGAACACTTTGGTTTGAAATAATTTCTTGTCGATGAATTCATCCAGACTTTTCTTTAAAATAAGGGTGGCACTCAAGAGGCCCAAAGATCTTAAAGAAGCATTCGCCAAATAATTTGAAAACGAAATATAGCCAAAGCTATCTGCCACCAAAATGAAGACAAATAAGGCGAGTATGAATCGCCTGAAAAATTTTGCTAAAAATTGCAGGGAAGGGTTTTGAGGAAAAAGAGCCTGGGTCCACTCCTCTCTTGCGAAGGAATAGAAATGAATAAAGAGAGTGATTTCGAAAAATGCTTTTAAAACTCGAACCAGTTCCGAATCGAATTCAAATGCCTGGGGAAGGTTTTTAAAAAAGATGAAAAAATATAAACAGATTAAAATGCCCAGGATGTGATTCTTGATTTTTTTTGTGGTGACCCCGTTTAGCGGTTGAGAAAAATTTGAAGTAGAAAAAAAAAGAAAGTCTTTTACGGTATAAAAAATAAGAAAAAAGCAATAAGCTCCCAAGACCGACCAGAGTAGAAAAAATCGTTTTTGGTCTGAAATATTTTCCAGTCCCAAGATGAAAATACTATATAAAATGGCAACAAAATTGAAAATAAAATGAGAAAACGAAGAGGTTCCCAGGTAATAAAAAAAAGCTTCCAGCCTGGTTTCGTTTGTCCGAAAATATTTTTTTGAAACAAACTTCTGAATTTGAAAAAGTGCAAAACTTATAAGTGCACTGAGGGGAATGAATAAAAGATAGAAAGGGAATCGTTCTTTCCATTGATCAAAATTGTCTAAAAAACTTTCTTTTAGTGATTCGAGATGATCTTTCTTTTCCAGAAGCAGAAAAAGAATTTCGTGATGAATGAGGGTGAAGGTATCTTTTGTAATGAGAGGACGTCCCCGGTAGGTCAATCTTGAAAAACGGGTGTCTTCCCAGCGTGCATTCACCTGATTAAAATATTGTTTACACTGAGTTAAAGCATTTTGCAGTTCTGTTAAATTTTTTGAAATGAGCCGAAGATTATTGTCTAATTCATTTTCAAGTTGAGTGTAGCTTTTGATCTTCTGTTGAAGATTATTCAATTCGCTTTTCAAGTTTGAATTTTGAGGAGTGTTTTGAAATTGAGATTTGATATCCACCAATTTCAACTTATAGAGTCGTAAATTACTATCAATGCGAAGTTGTTGCTGCTCCAACTGTTCCATTTGAGCTTGAGTGTCTTCCAACACCGCCTTGTAGGAACTCAGCAAGGTCTCCCATTTTTTGAGGAAAGGCTTAAATTCTTGAGGGGCAACTTGAGAGATCTCTAAAAAATATTTTGTTTTTTCAATTTCCTGATTGGTCTCCACTGCCCCTTCTTTGAGGCGTTCTTCCAATACAACCTGGTCTTCGTAGAGCGATTTTAATTTGTTTAATTCTGTGTCTATAGGGTTTTCAGGCAGGTTTTTAGTGGGAGTGGCGGGAAGGCTTTGGGCTTGGAGTTGCTGAACATGAGAGAATGAGGAGAAAACGAAACAGCAAGACAGAAAAAAAAGGATGAATTTTTTATTTTTTTTCATAAGGATAAGGTATTAATCGAGGGGCCTATGTTTTTCAAAACTATTTTTTTTCTTTTTCTGACATTTTTTTCACCGTTCTCTCTTCTCTACAGCGCTGAGCTTAAAGGTTTTGTCCGTTCCGTCAACTATGAAGGGCATAGTTTTTCGGTGGATGTGCCCCCGCTTCAACGAGTGAAAATGAATGCCTCCACTCAATTTGAAGGGGAAACCGGGCAAGAAGCCTTTAAAAAACACCTACAGGAAGGCGATTATGTGCGGGTGGAGGGAAGTCAAGGCTCAAACGGTTTGTGGCTGGCCACAAAAGTAGAGGTGCAAAAAAATAAGAGTGAAAGCAAAACAAACGAAATTCAGGTGAAATTCAATCAAAGTTTTCTTTTGGAAGTGCTGCAAACCGCTCAAGTGGAAGATTCAAACTTGGAACTTTATTTTTCACAATTGGTGGATGAGTTGTGTGACACAGGGATGGACTGTGTCGATAAAGGAAAGTTGACCCTTAAAATAATTGTAAAGCGCGGAAGTGAAGCCAAAACCATTGAACTGGTGACGGAAGGAAGTCGAAAACCCATCAAGCCCGTGTCTGTAGAAGCCCTGGGGTTCAGAGTAGAACTCATCGAGGTGGGAGAATATGCAGCGATGTTAGTGGTGAGGAAGAGTTAAGCAGTTTGTATGTCATTTCGACCTGCGCGAGGGTAATAGAAATAAGGAGTTTTTATGTCTTTCAAAAAAGTAGATCACATCGCCATTGCTGTTCCAAATTTAGAGGAATCCATTGCCTTATATCAAAGTCTTTTAGGAAAAACTCCCGAGCACCTTGAAGAAGTTGCCGATCAAAAAGTGCGCGCAGCCTTTTTCGGGGTGGGGGAAAGCAATTTGGAGCTTCTTTTTCCTACCTCTGCCGAAAGTCCAATCACTCATTTTCTTCAAAAAAATCCCAAAGGGGGCTTGCATCACATTTGTTTAGAAGTCTCCAACTTGGAAGAGCATTTGGAGAAACTCAAAGCTCAAGGTATAAAACTCATCGATGAAAAACCGCGCCTTGGCGCACACAATAAGAAGATTGCCTTTGTACATCCCAAGTCAACGGGTGGGGTTCTGATTGAGTTGTCGGAATCTCAGGGACATTAGAAGAATTTATTAAAGCCTATAAATATCCAAAATATGGCTATATTAACCTTGTTAAATATCTATTATATGGATAATATTTAAGTATAATGAAAAGGTTAGCCTTAAAGTTTTTGGGAAATTGGAGGATTAGGCCTCAACGTCGCCCCCTCCTTTTGCGAGGAGCTCGGCAAGTTGGAAAGACTTGGTTAGTGAGAGCACATGCCGCTTCTTATGAAAGTTTCGTAGAAATTAATCTGGAAAAACAAGCTCAGTTTATTCCACTTTTTCAAAAAAAATTTGGGGACCCTCAACAACTTATTCGTGAGCTTTCACTTTTAAGCGGGCAAAAAATTGAGATCGGAAAAACGCTTTTATTCATCGACGAAATTCAGGAATGTAAAGAAGCCCTTCTTTCACTGAGATATTTTAAAGAAGAACTTTCTGAACAGGCAGTGATTGCGGCAGGTTCTCTTTTGGAATTTATTTTTTCAGAATTAAGCTTCCCGGTAGGACGCATAGAATTTCTCCATCTTTTCCCACTGAACTTCGAAGAATTTTTGATGGCTTTAAATCGAGAAGATTTAGTGGAAACAATAAAACTTCAGGATGTTTCGCGAACACTTGCAGAACCTTTGCATGAATTGCTTCTGGATTATTTTACAACTTATTCTCTTTTGGGAGGCTTACCTGAAATAGTAAAATGCTATGCAGAATCGAAAGATTTGAAGCTCTGCCAAAATATTCAACAATTGCTAATTGCGAGTTATCGAGAAGATTTTCATAAATATGCCAAGAAAACTCAGATACAAAATTTGAGACTTTTGTTTGAAAATGTTCCCAGACTTTTGGGTCAAAAATTTAAGTATAGTGAAATTGATTGTGAATTGAAATCACGTGATTTGTCTTTGGCTTTAACTCTTCTCGAGCAGGCGGGGCTTGTTTACAAAGTTTATCATTCTTCTTCGAACGGTGTGCCTCTTCATGCTCAAATTGATCCCAAAAAATTTAAAGTATTTTCTTTAGACATAGGGCTGTGCCATCGTTTACTGGGTTTAGAATTGTCTCAACTGTATTTAGAGAAGAAAAACTTATTGGCACGTCGGGGTGGAATAGCGGAGCAAATAGTGGCGCAAGAACTGATCAGTTACACTCCTCAAAATGAGTCCCCTCAATTGCATTACTGGCATCGCGAAACGGCGGCTTCTTCGGCCGAAATGGATTTTGTTATTGGAAAAAATGGGCAAGTGTTCCCTCTCGAAGTAAAGTCCCAACGAGCAAGAAGCTCAAAAAGTATGGGAATTTTTTTGGAAGAAAAGAAGATCTATGCAAACAAAGGCTTTATTATTTCCAAGGAAAATTTTTCATTTCATGACAAAGTGCAGAAACTGCCTTTTTATGCGCTGCTTCGAAATTTGAGAGAACAAATTTCAATTTGACAAGCCATGTCATTTTCAGCTTAAGCAGGAATTCCGATTTATCTCTTTAACCCCTATCCCGATGGAGTACGCCAATGAGTAAAAACATTCACCCCAAAGCAGCCCTTTTTAGTGGCGAAAGACCTTTTCCTATCATCCCTGCCTGCGAGCATTTTGCGGGTTCTGAAAAACTCATCACTAAGGCCCTCGAGACCCAAAACAAAAAAGGGGGCGTGTTTGACATTACCATGGATTGCGAAGACGGAGCCCCAGAAGGGCGTGAAAAAGAGCATGCGCAAATGATTGTGGATATTCAGAAATCGGCCCTCAATCAGCATAAGATGAGCGGAGTTCGTATCCACGATTACAGCAATAAGCATTGGAAAGAAGATGTGGATGTTCTGGTGCCTGGAATTGGCAATATCGTCGCTTACATCACCATCCCCAAGCCCACTGCGTTTAGCCAAGTGAAAGAGATGATTGGCTACATTCAAGAGACTGCGAAAAAAGCCGATATCAAAAGAGAAATTCCTATTCATGTTCTGGTTGAAACTCATGGTGCTTTGCGAGATGCGGATGCGATTGCGGCCTTGCCCTGGATGCAGGTGTTGGATTTTGGTTTGATGGATTTTGTCTCCGGTCATCACGGGGCTATTCCCGAACAATGTATGAAATCTCCGGGGCAGTTTGAACATTATCTGGTGGCGCGCGCAAAAGCCAATGTGGTGGCGGCAGCCCTGGCAAACGGGATTGTCCCTGCGCACAACGTAACCCTAGATTTGAAAGATCAATACAAAACCTATCAAGATGCTTTCCGCGCCCGCAATGAATTTGGTTTCTTGAGAATGTGGTCGATTTACCCCACTCAAATTGATTCGATTGTGGCAGCGATGACCCCCGATTATTCTTTGGTAAAAAAGGGCTGCGACATATTGCTGGAAGCCCATCGCAACGATTGGGGCCCCATTCAATTTGCAGGCGATCTGCACGACCGCGCCACTTACCGTTATTATTGGGAACTGGTGCAACGCGCAAAAATTTCCGGTCAGAAATTGACTGAGGAAGCGGAGAAGGTTTTTTTTAGTTAAGCGCCTGTCATTGCGAACCCGAGCATTGGGTGTGGCAATCATCCCTATCGCGATGACAAAGAGTTTAAAAAATTAAGTTATTTTTAATTCTGACTCGAGAGAGGGGTAGAAATAACATTCTGGGTGGCTTCAACATTGGATTTAAAAAAGAACATCACAAGTGCACTGATGAAAGAAAGTAGGGCGTAAATCAAAAAGGCCTTTTGACTTCCTAAGGCCGTCCATAAATATCCAAAAACCAGGGAGGCCGGAAGCAAAGCCATTCCGTAAGCAAAATAGTACCCGCCCAAGGCCGTGCCGCGAAATTGGGATTGGACGATCAAGGAAGGAATGGACCGCTCTGCTGCTTCTACAAAGCCCGCTTGAAAACCGTAGAGAACCAGAAAAATCCAAGCGATTTTCAGCGTGTGAGATTGAGAAAATCCAAAAAAACTTACAGCAAAAAAAAACCAACCCAATGAAATAATGTATTTAGGTTTTATTTTATCACTGAGAGCTCCTCCCAACAGTGCAGCAATCAGACTAAAAGCTGTGAGCAATAACCAAGCCAGAGGGGCATGTTTAGGGCTTAAACCCAATTCCTGTATTTTTAAAATGAGAAAAAGTTCTGAAGGAGAACTTAAGGCGGCAAAGAAGATAATTACCAAGTAAATTTTCAAAGATTTATTCATTCCTTGAGTTGAAAAAATTTTTTCTTTTTTTTCTTCTCTTTTCTCAAAAGAAGGTTCTTGCAGCAGAGGAGAAATAACAAGGATGGATAAAATAGCTGGAATAGAAGCCAGGAGAAAGAGTTTGCTGTAACTGATGGCAAAAGTAGAGAGAAGAAAAGTAGCTAGCAAAGGACCTAAGAGGGCTCCTGTATGATCCATGGCCCGTTGAACGCCAAAGGCCTTGCCCCAATGACTTTTTGGTGCGCTCAAAGTTAAGAGTTGATCTCGGGGAGAAGTTCGAATGCCTTTGCCAATGCGGTCTGTAAGACGGATGGCTAAAATAATTCCGGGAGAAGCGATCGCCATGAGTGGGCGGGTAAAGGCACACAATCGATAGCCCCACACGGTGAGCTGTCTCGGGTTTTGCAGGCGATCGGAATGATAACCCGAAAAAAGTTTGAGGATATTCGATAAGGCATTCGCACAGCCTTCCATCAGACCCAAAAAATGAGTCCCAGCCCCCAATGTCATTAAAAATGTAGGAAGCAAGGGCGTAATCATATCGGCGGCCATGTCATTAAACAGGCTTAAGGCTCCGAGTAAAAAAATATTTCGTCCCAGTTTTTTAAACATTTTTGAAGACCTTAATTTCTAACGTCATGCCCCCCTAAAAGAAGCTTTACAACTGTATTGAAACTAAATCAGAATAAGAACTTCTCATCAATGTCAATAAAGGGGATCCCATGAAATTATTTCGGTTCTTTGTTTTGTTATTATTCCTCTCCAGTTTTTCCGCCTGTTTTCAATTTGAAGAAGTGCTCGAATTGAAAGGTGGGCAAGATTCCATCATGCATTTTGCGATGAAGCTTCCCACCGGGGGTGAAAAAGATAAAAAGAATGTCGATAAATCAGAGAAGAATTTTGAACAAATCAAACGAGATTTTGAAAAGCAGAATCTTTCTCCTCTAAAACTTGTAGGATTCAAAGCAAATGAGAAGGATGGTTATGTGTGGGCCGGTTTTGATTTTGCTATTCCCAGTTTGAAGGCGCTGAAGGTATTTTATGAAAACTTTAACTTGATGAGCGCTAACCCCAAAGATGAGAAAAAACCTGAGCCTTCTGTGAAGGAAAAGGAAATACAAAATGTGTTGGCGAAGGCGAGCTTTAGTTTAAAGAAATTGAGTAATGGCAACCTACTCTTTAGCCGCACTTTTACACCTCCTCCCTCCACTGAAAAAAATAAGAAAAGCCAGAAAAAAGGCAAGAATGACAAAAAAGAAGAAGCCGCCATTTCAAACCCTGAAGAGGGTTTGATGGATATTGTGAGTTTTCGTTTTGAACTCATCAGCCCCACCGAAATAGTGAAATCGAATGCCGCTCAACAGATGGGGAACAGCCTGCGTTGGCAGACCAATATTGGTTATTTGGTGAGTCAGCCTTTCAAGATGGAAGCCGAGATTAAATCGTCTCTGGAGTTGGAGAAGATGTTGAGTGAGTAGAGTTTTAAGGGAGAGGGGACTATCCGGACATGGGGGTAAACGGTGTGGAACCATGAATGTAATATTGCCAAATAAAAATAAAAAACTAGGCATTTTAGGGGATGGTCAGCTGGCTCAAATGCTGGTCGAGGCTGCTTTCGAGCTGGGTTATGATCCCCTCGTTTATAGCAGCTCCAAAGAACATCCTGCCTCTCTCAAGACCTCTCGTATTTTTCTGGGAGAAATGAAGGATGCAGAAAAAATGTCTGATTTTTTTTCTCAGGTAGACCTCGTTGCTTTTGAGAATGAGTTCTTGGATTGTGAACTCTTGGGAGAGGCCTCAAAGAATCTGTCCGTACAGATCTATCCCAGGCTTCCGGTGATTGAGCATCTGCAAGACAAGCTGAATCAAAAATACCTTTTTAAAACCTTGCAAATGCCGAGTTCCGATTTTGTCGTTTTGAACGGAAAAGACACTGCTACCCTTGCAAAACTTTTTAGAAATTTTCCCGAAGGCTTTGTGTTGAAGTGGAGTCGCATGGGTTATGATGGAAAAGGAGTTTTAATCCTTCCTGCAGGAAGCAAGGCCTTTGATGAGATCTCAAGGTTTATTGAGTTGGGATTTTCTCGAGGGGCAGAGGTTTATGCGGAAGAAAAAATAAATTATGTCACCGAGCTTGCTTTGGTGGCAACTCGTTCGATTTCAGGAAAATTTGTGTCCTACCCTTTGATGATTTCCGAGCAGGAAAATGGAATCTGTAAGAAGGTGTTTGGTCCTGCGGTTGCCTTTGGTATTCCCGAGAGTTTACAAAAGCAGGCAACTACCCTGGCCTTAAAATTTGCGAATTCCCTGGAAATGGTGGGAACTTTTGCAATGGAGTTTTTCTTTACCCGCGAAGGAGATTTGTTGCTGAATGAAGTGGCTCCTCGCGTTCATAACTCGGGTCATATTACCCAGGATGCTTTCGCTCCTTCGCAATTTGAAAACCATTGGAAGGCCTTGCTCGATCGAGACTTGAGTTTGAAAAATAAAGCTCCTTTTTTTGGGATGTTGAATTTGTTGGGGCCCGCTTCTGCCAAAATTCAAAATGCAAAGGCTCCCGAATTTAAGGAAGAAAAATTATTTTTGCATTGGTATGATAAAAAAGAGTTAAGAGCTTTCCGAAAAATGGGGCATATCAATGGGGTGGCTGATACTAAAAATGAATTACTGGAAAAAATGAAGTTGGCGCAGAAGTTGGATGAAGATTGGATGAAGAGTTTTAAATAGTATTTTCGTGGAGAGAATAAAATGAAAAAAAATATTCATGTCGCCATCGTTATGGGCAGTGACTCCGACCTCCCGGTCATGAAAGAAGCCGCTGCCGCCTTGAAGCAATTTAAAATCAATTTTGAGATGTCTATAGTTTCTGCCCACCGCACTCCCCAAGAAATGGCTCAATTTGCGCAAGAGGCGCGGGCACGAGGAATCAAGGTGATTATCGCGGGAGCGGGTGGGGCCGCTCATTTACCAGGGATGATCGCGGCAAATACCGAATTGCCGGTGATTGGAGTTCCGGTGCCCGTAGGTCATTTGAATGGGCAAGACGCGCTGCTCTCGATTGTGCAAATGCCTAAAGGAGTTCCGGTGGCGACGGTAGCCATTGGCAATGCCTGGAACGCGGGTGTCCTTGCTGCCCAAATTTTAGGGGTAGCCGATGCTTCTGTGCTGGATCAAATCTGCAGCTATAAAGAGGCCTTGAGAAAAAGGGTGCTCAAAAAGAAAATTAAATCTTGATGAATGCCCATTCAAATCCCTAATTGACAGCGTTAAAAAAATCTCGATAGAAGCGCTGCTATTATGAATACACAAAAACTTTTAAGTAGCGCAAAAACTGTCCTTCAACACATCAGCAAACACTTGGCGGCTAAGGCCTCAGATGGAAAAGATATTTCCACTGCCAGGCTCGACACCTTTCAGGCTTTGGCCTATGATCTGGCCTGGATTTCCTCTGAAGTTTATGCGGCTGAAGAGAGTGTGGCCTTTGCGGAGCAGAATGGTGGTGAACTTGAAAAAGCCCTGGCTGAATATTTTACTGCCGAAATGATCAGTAATTTCAGTCAGAAATTGGCTTACCATTGGACCGAATTTGGAGCAGGGCCCGATCTTTTGATGAGTACTTTGTGGAGTCGAGAGGTGGCCAGCGAAGTTGAAAAAACGCTGGCTACCGAGAATGTTGTTCGCATTG comes from Deltaproteobacteria bacterium and encodes:
- a CDS encoding mechanosensitive ion channel — protein: MKKNKKFILFFLSCCFVFSSFSHVQQLQAQSLPATPTKNLPENPIDTELNKLKSLYEDQVVLEERLKEGAVETNQEIEKTKYFLEISQVAPQEFKPFLKKWETLLSSYKAVLEDTQAQMEQLEQQQLRIDSNLRLYKLKLVDIKSQFQNTPQNSNLKSELNNLQQKIKSYTQLENELDNNLRLISKNLTELQNALTQCKQYFNQVNARWEDTRFSRLTYRGRPLITKDTFTLIHHEILFLLLEKKDHLESLKESFLDNFDQWKERFPFYLLFIPLSALISFALFQIQKFVSKKYFRTNETRLEAFFYYLGTSSFSHFIFNFVAILYSIFILGLENISDQKRFFLLWSVLGAYCFFLIFYTVKDFLFFSTSNFSQPLNGVTTKKIKNHILGILICLYFFIFFKNLPQAFEFDSELVRVLKAFFEITLFIHFYSFAREEWTQALFPQNPSLQFLAKFFRRFILALFVFILVADSFGYISFSNYLANASLRSLGLLSATLILKKSLDEFIDKKLFQTKVFSKISKNPKEWKNTFQVWNQLFLWSAFLYFFSSFWHLQKELLGGLNAFLALGFGLNELRLSVGLMLSVFLVFYLSTLLSKIIRGILEQNLYPKKPWDQGIQSALSTGAHYIITLAGIIFALKFLGFDVRNITVVAGAFGVGIGLGLQNLANNFASGIVLLLERPVKVGDIIQLGDLTGHIRRIGARATLMETGDHAHVLIPNGELISSKVINLTYTNTLLAISIPFRLPYGKNTEEIRKLILDCVKNHKKVATHPSPSIEIKNMGELSIEMQLKLVVNHVADKAGVQNDLMNEIERIFLGRGEIPIKPTPHTNTPPPSFPF
- the mce gene encoding methylmalonyl-CoA epimerase, translated to MSFKKVDHIAIAVPNLEESIALYQSLLGKTPEHLEEVADQKVRAAFFGVGESNLELLFPTSAESPITHFLQKNPKGGLHHICLEVSNLEEHLEKLKAQGIKLIDEKPRLGAHNKKIAFVHPKSTGGVLIELSESQGH
- a CDS encoding ATP-binding protein translates to MKRLALKFLGNWRIRPQRRPLLLRGARQVGKTWLVRAHAASYESFVEINLEKQAQFIPLFQKKFGDPQQLIRELSLLSGQKIEIGKTLLFIDEIQECKEALLSLRYFKEELSEQAVIAAGSLLEFIFSELSFPVGRIEFLHLFPLNFEEFLMALNREDLVETIKLQDVSRTLAEPLHELLLDYFTTYSLLGGLPEIVKCYAESKDLKLCQNIQQLLIASYREDFHKYAKKTQIQNLRLLFENVPRLLGQKFKYSEIDCELKSRDLSLALTLLEQAGLVYKVYHSSSNGVPLHAQIDPKKFKVFSLDIGLCHRLLGLELSQLYLEKKNLLARRGGIAEQIVAQELISYTPQNESPQLHYWHRETAASSAEMDFVIGKNGQVFPLEVKSQRARSSKSMGIFLEEKKIYANKGFIISKENFSFHDKVQKLPFYALLRNLREQISI
- a CDS encoding CoA ester lyase — its product is MSKNIHPKAALFSGERPFPIIPACEHFAGSEKLITKALETQNKKGGVFDITMDCEDGAPEGREKEHAQMIVDIQKSALNQHKMSGVRIHDYSNKHWKEDVDVLVPGIGNIVAYITIPKPTAFSQVKEMIGYIQETAKKADIKREIPIHVLVETHGALRDADAIAALPWMQVLDFGLMDFVSGHHGAIPEQCMKSPGQFEHYLVARAKANVVAAALANGIVPAHNVTLDLKDQYKTYQDAFRARNEFGFLRMWSIYPTQIDSIVAAMTPDYSLVKKGCDILLEAHRNDWGPIQFAGDLHDRATYRYYWELVQRAKISGQKLTEEAEKVFFS
- a CDS encoding MFS transporter, whose protein sequence is MFKKLGRNIFLLGALSLFNDMAADMITPLLPTFLMTLGAGTHFLGLMEGCANALSNILKLFSGYHSDRLQNPRQLTVWGYRLCAFTRPLMAIASPGIILAIRLTDRIGKGIRTSPRDQLLTLSAPKSHWGKAFGVQRAMDHTGALLGPLLATFLLSTFAISYSKLFLLASIPAILSILVISPLLQEPSFEKREEKKEKIFSTQGMNKSLKIYLVIIFFAALSSPSELFLILKIQELGLSPKHAPLAWLLLTAFSLIAALLGGALSDKIKPKYIISLGWFFFAVSFFGFSQSHTLKIAWIFLVLYGFQAGFVEAAERSIPSLIVQSQFRGTALGGYYFAYGMALLPASLVFGYLWTALGSQKAFLIYALLSFISALVMFFFKSNVEATQNVISTPLSSQN
- a CDS encoding ATP-grasp domain-containing protein; protein product: MNVILPNKNKKLGILGDGQLAQMLVEAAFELGYDPLVYSSSKEHPASLKTSRIFLGEMKDAEKMSDFFSQVDLVAFENEFLDCELLGEASKNLSVQIYPRLPVIEHLQDKLNQKYLFKTLQMPSSDFVVLNGKDTATLAKLFRNFPEGFVLKWSRMGYDGKGVLILPAGSKAFDEISRFIELGFSRGAEVYAEEKINYVTELALVATRSISGKFVSYPLMISEQENGICKKVFGPAVAFGIPESLQKQATTLALKFANSLEMVGTFAMEFFFTREGDLLLNEVAPRVHNSGHITQDAFAPSQFENHWKALLDRDLSLKNKAPFFGMLNLLGPASAKIQNAKAPEFKEEKLFLHWYDKKELRAFRKMGHINGVADTKNELLEKMKLAQKLDEDWMKSFK
- the purE gene encoding 5-(carboxyamino)imidazole ribonucleotide mutase; this encodes MKKNIHVAIVMGSDSDLPVMKEAAAALKQFKINFEMSIVSAHRTPQEMAQFAQEARARGIKVIIAGAGGAAHLPGMIAANTELPVIGVPVPVGHLNGQDALLSIVQMPKGVPVATVAIGNAWNAGVLAAQILGVADASVLDQICSYKEALRKRVLKKKIKS